Proteins from a single region of Amycolatopsis sp. CA-230715:
- a CDS encoding pyridoxamine 5'-phosphate oxidase family protein has product MTETTNDPTTTTNLDRYGSAPLRWSRPRDILAADTPGVDLTFFLATVRPDGRPHTAGVGAVWVDGALYFKSGPGTRKSRNLAANPACGVSVRLRGIDLTLEGTAHRVTDPSTLERVAAVFREGGWPASAEGDALTAPYSAPSAGPAPWHLYRLTLHTAIGVAGAEPYGATRWDFAR; this is encoded by the coding sequence ATGACCGAGACGACGAACGACCCGACCACGACCACCAACCTCGACCGGTACGGTTCCGCACCGCTGCGGTGGAGCCGTCCGCGCGACATCCTCGCCGCCGACACCCCCGGCGTCGACCTGACCTTCTTCCTCGCGACCGTGCGGCCCGACGGGCGGCCGCACACCGCGGGCGTCGGGGCCGTCTGGGTGGATGGCGCGCTGTACTTCAAGAGCGGGCCCGGCACCCGCAAATCGCGCAACCTGGCGGCGAACCCGGCGTGCGGCGTCTCCGTGCGGCTGCGGGGAATCGACCTGACCCTGGAAGGCACGGCGCACCGGGTCACCGATCCGTCCACTTTGGAGCGTGTGGCCGCCGTCTTCCGCGAAGGCGGCTGGCCCGCCTCGGCCGAAGGCGACGCGCTCACCGCCCCGTACAGCGCGCCGAGCGCGGGCCCCGCCCCGTGGCACCTGTACCGCCTGACACTGCACACCGCGATCGGCGTCGCGGGAGCCGAGCCGTACGGCGCCACGCGATGGGACTTCGCGCGCTGA